One genomic window of Danio rerio strain Tuebingen ecotype United States chromosome 24, GRCz12tu, whole genome shotgun sequence includes the following:
- the cops9 gene encoding COP9 signalosome complex subunit 9, giving the protein MKPAVDEMFPEGAGPYVDLDEAGGSSGLLMDLAANEKAVHSDFFNDFEDLFDDDDIQ; this is encoded by the exons ATGAAGCCAGCAGTTGACGAAATGTTTCCTGAGGGAGCGGGCCCGTATGTGGATCTGGATGAG GCAGGGGGAAGCTCGGGTCTACTGATGGATCTGGCCGCCAATGAAAAGGCAGTTCACTCAGACTTTTTCAATG ATTTCGAGGATTTATTCGATGACGATGATATTCAGTGA
- the apodb gene encoding apolipoprotein Db precursor (The RefSeq protein has 3 substitutions compared to this genomic sequence) — translation MKAGIVFLTPLLFPLVSAQVFRWGPCPTPMVQPNFELDKYLGKWYEIEKLPASFEKGKCIEANYMLRPDKTVQVLNIQTYKGKIRKAEGTAIIQDIKEPAKLGVSFSYFTPYAPYWILSTDYNSISLVYSCTDVLRLFHVDYAWILSRSRFLPAGAIYHAKEIFSRDNIDVSKMFATDQQGCDNPI, via the exons ATGAAGGCCGGGATTGTGTTCCTCATCCCTCTTCTGTTCCCCCTGGTCTCCGCTCAGGTCTTTCGATGGGGGCCCTGCCCAACACCAATGGTTCAGCCTAACTTCGAATTAGACAAG TATCTTGGAAAGTGGTATGAAATCGAAAAGCTCCCAGCATCCTTTGAGAAAGGCAAGTGTATTGAGGCAAACTACATGCTCAGACCTGACAAGACCGTCCAAGTTCTCAACATTCAGACATA CAAAGGAAAAATCAGAAAAGCAGAAGGCACGGCAATCATCCAGGATATAAAGGAGCCGGCTAAGCTCGGAGTCAGTTTCTCCTATT tcacACCTTATGCCCCATACTGGATCCTGTCCACTGACTACAACAGCATATCTCTAGTTTATTCATGCACTGATGTTCTGCGGCTGTTTCATGTGGATTACGCCTGGATATTGTCACGATCCCGCTTTCTGCCTGCAGAGGCCGTCTATCATGCCAAAGAAATCTTCTCACGTGATAACATCGATGTGAGCAAAATGTTTGCTACAGATCAGCAAGGATGTGATAATCCCATTTAA
- the otos gene encoding otospiralin precursor (The RefSeq protein has 1 substitution compared to this genomic sequence): MKWSMFFCVFLLCFLANNLSDARVIPEGVPYENPPAVPYWSYSTSDFWNYVEYFRSIGAYDQINQLARTFFAHQHLGDTLGYEVAEQHEH; the protein is encoded by the exons ATGAAGAGGagtatgtttttttgtgtttttctgctATGTTTTCTTGCAAATAATCTCAGTG ATGCCAGAGTCATTCCTGAAGGAG taccCTATGAAAATCCCCCGGCTGTTCCCTACTGGTCATATTCCACCTCGGATTTCTGGAACTATGTGGAATATTTCCGCAGCATTGGGGCCTACGACCAGATCAATCAACTGGCCAGAACTTTCTTCGCCCATCAGCATCTGGGAGACACCCTGGGTTATGAAGTGGCTGAGCAGCATGAACATTAA
- the and1 gene encoding actinodin1 precursor (The RefSeq protein has 4 substitutions compared to this genomic sequence), which translates to MAHLRGSSIFHVLLLATLILPAFLLAGPVTQRLKGDDGSDDKTGLEEAPKKLIRNRRNISWYKQHSDFWNWYKYFTDNENKDGVAELDRVYLSYLQNKNRAESRRSYKMYLQHLGDIYKSCAESDDPNCVSSYTNRPKPKAEAPVPAPVKSCDPYRDPYCLYSKGYSYYPYLAPAPVKSPAPAPAPVKAPAYLHTPVVKDPRSGQYYYSPLVQPFLSAEQRAELLRICDAEDVECLQYHLRAAYGYRSAAALAPSYAHLGCDPKTDPQCVPHLVQKAPSGLYLRYPNCDPRVDPYCAYAAALASSQNPESPPCNPLYEDNCNPLTATRIGSLAHENLKDKLNSEAGAMRAPQIPQHDPYAMFRDASAGADLRRHMPAQLQPPRYHQPEEPEHPLGPRGKTKEGYECFVGYDKECIPLSSQNERRPAVHRQPSYPAEAYEPHLNADGSRTGVIEPDPDCDPEYDRNCRLRRYEPEPAEPVSISPQEDVAHPAQEPSHHEEIPQHREESYPETPGYDQQQYDAYMSGQEDPYAGYGPQEPGAASFQDVLRGYGGRYPGQDDHLAYNGDYRKK; encoded by the exons ATGGCTCACTTGAGAGGATCTTCCATCTTCCATGTGTTACTGCTTGCAACATTAATATTACCAG CATTTCTGCTGGCTGGCCCCGTGACCCAGCGTTTAAAAGGAGACG ATGGAAGTGATGACAAGACAGGCATTGAGGAAGCCACAAAGAAACTGATCCGCAACAGGAGAAACATCAGTTGGTACAAGCAGCACTCTGACTTCTGGAATTGGTACAAATACTTCACTGATAATGAGAACAAAGACGGA GTTGCAGAGCTGGATCGTGTCTATCTGTCATACCTGCAGAACAAGAATCGGGCCGAGTCACGTCGCTCCTACAAGATGTACCTGCAGCACCTTGGTGACATCTACAAGTCCTGTGCTGAGTCTGATGACCCAAACTGTGTGTCCTCATACACCAACAGACCCAAGCCCAAAGCTGAGGTGCCAGTTCCTGCCCCAGTCAAGTCTTGTGACCCTTACAGAGACCCATACTGCTTGTATTCAAAGGGATACTCATATTACCCATACTTGGCTCCAGCTCCTGTCAAATCTCCTGCACCTGCTCCTGCTCCAGTTAAAGCCCCGGCCTACCTTCACACCCCAGTGGTCAAGGACCCACGTTCTGGTCAATACTACTACTCTCCATTGGTGCAACCGTTCCTGTCCGCTGAACAGCGGGCTGAGCTGCTGCGCATCTGTGATGCAGAGGATGTAGAGTGTCTCCAGTACCACCTCCGTGCTGCTTACGGATACAGATCCGCTGCTGCTCTTGCCCCATCCTATGCCCATCTCGGCTGTGACCCTAAGACCGATCCTCAATGTGTCCCACATTTGGTCCAGAAAGCCCCCTCTGGTCTTTATCTGCGTTATCCCAACTGTGACCCCCGAGTTGACCCATACTGTGCTTATGCTGCTGCTCTGGCATCCTCGCAGAACCCTGAATCTCCACCCTGCAACCCTCTCTACGAAGATAACTGCAACCCTCTGACCGCCACAAGAATTGGCAGTTTGGCCCATGAAAATCTGAAGGATAAGCTCAACTCTGAAGCTGGCGCCATGCGGGCACCTCAGAGCCCTCAACATGATCCTTATGCCATGTTCAGGGATGCATCTGCTGGGGCTGACCTGCGGAGACACATGCCTGCACAACTGCAACCTCCAAGGTACCACCAGCCAGAGGAGCCAGAGCACCCTTTGGGACCACGTGGGAAAACCAAAGAAGGCTATGAATGTTTCGTCGGGTATGATAAAGAGTGCATCCCACTAAGTTCCCAAAATGAGCGCCGCCCTGCTGTGCACAGACAGCCATCCTACCCAGCCGAAGCTTATGAGCCACATCTGAACGCAGATGGATCCAGAACTGGGGTGATCGAGCCTGATCCCGACTGTGACCCAGAGTACGACAGAAACTGCCGCCTGCGCCGCTATGAACCTGAGCCCGCCGAACCCGTCAGTATTTCACCTCAAGAGGATGTGGCCCATCCAGCTCAGGAGCCATCCCACCATGAGGAGATCCCTCAGCATCGCGAGGAGTCCTACCCTGAAACCCCTGGCTATGACCAGCAGCAATATGACGCTTACATGAGTGGACAAGAGGATCCCTATGCCGGCTACGGCCCCCAAGAACCAGGAGCAGCCAGTTTTCAGGATGTCCTGAGAGGATATGGTGGTCGGTATCCTGGCCAGGATGACCACCTTGCCTACAATGGAGACTacagaaagaaataa
- the adipoqa gene encoding adiponectin (The RefSeq protein has 4 substitutions, 1 frameshift compared to this genomic sequence), with amino-acid sequence MNSLTYRLLLPLMSSAWIVVVCVAMVARLGFSQIDLAEQNSREPCARWMRGVSGTPGFGGIPGRDGRDGREGEKGDNGEPGPKGPTGEPGKPGDEGFPGKRGFPGNPGLKGESGEASFPYHSAFSMGLTDKVSPASGSPIRFTKTFYNEQHHYDDISGKFRCAIPGIYYFTYHLTINGKETKVAIFRNGRTVAFTLDQFHSGNLDQASGGVILNLSSGDEVWLQLYDDIFDEGIYVDYNNDSTFSGFLLTPKVLSNSFDNRKR; translated from the exons ATGAGCAG tttgaCTTACAGATTG CCTCTTATGAGTTCAGCGTGGATTGTTGTGGTTTGTGTGGCGATGGTGGCCAGACTGGGTTTCTCTCAGATAGATTTGGCTGAGCAGAACAGCAGGGAACCTTGCGCCCGCTGGATGAGGGGTGTTTCTGGCATGCCGGGGTTTGGTGGCATCCCTGGACGAGACGGACGTGATGGACGTGAGGGGGAGAAGGGAGAAAATGGAGAGCCAG GCCCCAAAGGACCAACCGGCGAGCCAGGTAAACCAGGAGATGAAGGATTTCCAGGCAAAAGAGGATTTCCTGGAAACCCAGGCCTGAAAGGAGAAAGTGGAGAGGCTTCCTTCCCCTACCACTCAGCTTTTAGCATGGGACTCACAGATAAAGTCAGCCCCGCCAGTGGATCTCCCATCCGCTTCACCAAAACCTTCTACAATGAACAACATCACTACGATGACATCTCCGGAAAGTTTCGCTGCGCCATTCCTGGGATCTACTACTTCACATATCACCTCACCATCAATGGCAAGGAGACCAAGGTAGCAATATTTCGAAATGGCCGAACTGTGGCCTTCACTCTTGACCAGTTCCACAGCGGAAATCTGGATCAGGCCTCAGGAGGGGTGATTTTAAATCTGTCTTCTGGAGATGAGGTTTGGCTTCAGTTGTATGATGACATATTTGATGAAGGGATTTATGTCGATTATAACAACGACTCCACCTTTTCTGGCTTCCTTTTGACGCCTAAAGTTTTAAGCAACCCATTTGACAACCGCAAACGCTAA
- the adipoqa gene encoding adiponectin isoform X3 → MSSAWIVVVCVAMVARLGFSQIDLAEQNSREPCARWMRGVSGMPGFGGIPGRDGRDGREGEKGENGEPGPKGPTGEPGKPGDEGFPGKRGFPGNPGLKGESGEASFPYHSAFSMGLTDKVSPASGSPIRFTKTFYNEQHHYDDISGKFRCAIPGIYYFTYHLTINGKETKVAIFRNGRTVAFTLDQFHSGNLDQASGGVILNLSSGDEVWLQLYDDIFDEGIYVDYNNDSTFSGFLLTPKVLSNPFDNRKR, encoded by the exons ATGAGTTCAGCGTGGATTGTTGTGGTTTGTGTGGCGATGGTGGCCAGACTGGGTTTCTCTCAGATAGATTTGGCTGAGCAGAACAGCAGGGAACCTTGCGCCCGCTGGATGAGGGGTGTTTCTGGCATGCCGGGGTTTGGTGGCATCCCTGGACGAGACGGACGTGATGGACGTGAGGGGGAGAAGGGAGAAAATGGAGAGCCAG GCCCCAAAGGACCAACCGGCGAGCCAGGTAAACCAGGAGATGAAGGATTTCCAGGCAAAAGAGGATTTCCTGGAAACCCAGGCCTGAAAGGAGAAAGTGGAGAGGCTTCCTTCCCCTACCACTCAGCTTTTAGCATGGGACTCACAGATAAAGTCAGCCCCGCCAGTGGATCTCCCATCCGCTTCACCAAAACCTTCTACAATGAACAACATCACTACGATGACATCTCCGGAAAGTTTCGCTGCGCCATTCCTGGGATCTACTACTTCACATATCACCTCACCATCAATGGCAAGGAGACCAAGGTAGCAATATTTCGAAATGGCCGAACTGTGGCCTTCACTCTTGACCAGTTCCACAGCGGAAATCTGGATCAGGCCTCAGGAGGGGTGATTTTAAATCTGTCTTCTGGAGATGAGGTTTGGCTTCAGTTGTATGATGACATATTTGATGAAGGGATTTATGTCGATTATAACAACGACTCCACCTTTTCTGGCTTCCTTTTGACGCCTAAAGTTTTAAGCAACCCATTTGACAACCGCAAACGCTAA
- the adipoqa gene encoding adiponectin isoform X2: MWRLKYQKELYPAEEFALSCAASPVWSDIFRDDKQRGNPNTRTTQLKLSVHTRPSLDEQFDLQIAPLMSSAWIVVVCVAMVARLGFSQIDLAEQNSREPCARWMRGVSGMPGFGGIPGRDGRDGREGEKGENGEPGPKGPTGEPGKPGDEGFPGKRGFPGNPGLKGESGEASFPYHSAFSMGLTDKVSPASGSPIRFTKTFYNEQHHYDDISGKFRCAIPGIYYFTYHLTINGKETKVAIFRNGRTVAFTLDQFHSGNLDQASGGVILNLSSGDEVWLQLYDDIFDEGIYVDYNNDSTFSGFLLTPKVLSNPFDNRKR; this comes from the exons atgtggaggctgaagtatcagaaggagctctatcctgctgaagaatttgccctctcctgtg CTGCTTCGCCTGTCTGGTCAGATATTTTTAGGGATGACAAGCAGAGAGGAAACCCGAACACAAGGACAACGCAGCTCAAGCTATCAGTACACACAAGACCCTCTCTTGATGAGCAG tttgaCTTACAGATTGCTCCTCTTATGAGTTCAGCGTGGATTGTTGTGGTTTGTGTGGCGATGGTGGCCAGACTGGGTTTCTCTCAGATAGATTTGGCTGAGCAGAACAGCAGGGAACCTTGCGCCCGCTGGATGAGGGGTGTTTCTGGCATGCCGGGGTTTGGTGGCATCCCTGGACGAGACGGACGTGATGGACGTGAGGGGGAGAAGGGAGAAAATGGAGAGCCAG GCCCCAAAGGACCAACCGGCGAGCCAGGTAAACCAGGAGATGAAGGATTTCCAGGCAAAAGAGGATTTCCTGGAAACCCAGGCCTGAAAGGAGAAAGTGGAGAGGCTTCCTTCCCCTACCACTCAGCTTTTAGCATGGGACTCACAGATAAAGTCAGCCCCGCCAGTGGATCTCCCATCCGCTTCACCAAAACCTTCTACAATGAACAACATCACTACGATGACATCTCCGGAAAGTTTCGCTGCGCCATTCCTGGGATCTACTACTTCACATATCACCTCACCATCAATGGCAAGGAGACCAAGGTAGCAATATTTCGAAATGGCCGAACTGTGGCCTTCACTCTTGACCAGTTCCACAGCGGAAATCTGGATCAGGCCTCAGGAGGGGTGATTTTAAATCTGTCTTCTGGAGATGAGGTTTGGCTTCAGTTGTATGATGACATATTTGATGAAGGGATTTATGTCGATTATAACAACGACTCCACCTTTTCTGGCTTCCTTTTGACGCCTAAAGTTTTAAGCAACCCATTTGACAACCGCAAACGCTAA